From Bacteroides uniformis:
CAACCACTTCGGAGTTTCCTAAATCACGATCTGGGTCATTGATAATCACCCCATTCACACTAAAGTTCTTACCACTTAATGTAACAGCAGGCATGTTTACAGAAGCCCTCTTACGAATTTCATTAATTGTAATATCCAAATCTTTTTGTGACAAGGTATAAGCTCCCATATCATTTAATTCAGCAGCAGCCTCCAAATAATTCAATAGCACCTCATTCAGTTTCATAATAGGTGCGTCGGTTGTATTAGTATTACTCTGTCCTGCAGCAGTATTGAATAAATCTTCGTTAACAAAACGAGTACCAAAATAACCTCCAATACCATATACCGCACCTGCAATACCATTTAAACGTACACCTTCAAGATCAATATTGGCTGCCAAACGTGGGTCGCGGTCAGTCATTTCATCCTTGAAAACCTTATCACCTTTAAATACTGTATTTCCGTCTTGATGAATAGGCAACCCATTAGTTGTCAAATAGCTATCAACCAAATCCTTAGAAGGTCCATTGCCCAATGTTTGTTCTGATTGCCATGACATTTCAGCATGAGTAAGAATACCTTCCACATAAGAACGATATAATATCATTTCAGGATTACCAGCCAAGTCCAGTGAAATAGTCAATGCTTTGTAATCACTAGAAATTTTATATTTTTGCGCAGACATTACTCTATTCGCGGCAGTCTTTGCAGCCTCTAAATACTTCTTTGCCAATTCTGTATTTCCCTCACGATACTTCTGCCAGGTTCCCTCAAATAACATAATACGAGACTCAAAAGCATTCACCACATGCCGATTTACACAAAGCCCATCTGTTCCATCAGCCTCTTTTACATTGTCTGCAGCAAATTCCAAGTCTTCCAACACTTTATCCATTACAAAATCTCTGGAATCTCTCCCTTTATAAAGAGCTTTTTCATCCGTATTATCTACAACATGGTCATAATATGGAACATCACCAAACATCCTTACCAAACGAGCATATTCCATACCACGGAAGAAGCGTGCTACGCCTATCCAATGGTTCTTAACGCTCTCAGGCAAGGTGGAATTTACAAGTCCGTCACACACAAGGTTAATACGGCGAACGTTTGCAAAAGACCAGTCGGCACTAGTTGCAGGGGCTGTATTTGTAAAGAAAGTCGCTTCTTTCTGCGCCAAATCATCTACCCAATTAGCAACATTAGTTCCGTCGAAAAAATCCGATTTCACCCAACCGCTTTGATAACCGGTAAAATAAATATCATACCATCCATATATCGTAGAGCGAATATTATTCTCACTATTATAGAAATCTGCACTATTCTCTATCTGATCCATAGGCGGACGATCCAGAAAGTCCGAGCAGGAAGAGAGACCAGCAGCCAATGCTAAAACTGCAAATATTTTTGTTTTCATAATTTTATTAGAATGTAAGTTGAACACCAAATGAAATAGATCTCATAAACGGATAACTCTTACCAAATTTGTACTCACCGTTAGAAGCAGCAGCTTTCTCTGTCGTTTCAGGGTCAACCGGAATATTAGTGTGATCAAACTCGAACAAGTTTTCCGCACTAACATAAATACGACCACTTGTAAAAGTTATTACTTTCATCCATTTTTCCGGAACAGTATAACCTAATGTAATATTCTTACAACGCAAATATGACATGTTCTGCAAATAACGAGTTTGACGCAGGAAATTCTGTCCGTTGTTTATCCAAGAGTGAGAAGTCGGTGTAGGATAGAATGCATCTGTATTTTCAGGAGTCCAATAATCCATCTGATGCTCTAACCACCCTTCGCCTGGCATAAATCCCGGAATACCAGTTTGCCCAACAGCCCATACATCTCTTGAGCCAATACCTTGGAAGAATGTGCTGAAGTCAAAATCCTTATATGTCAATGCTACAGAGAAACCGTATTCAAAGTTTGGTAAAGTATTACCAATGCGTTTCAAGTCACCATGATCCTCCAAAGTCTGTTCACCATAAGTAATCTCACCATTACCGTCCAAATCTTTATATTTTACATCACCCGGACCATATTTGAATGCACCGGTTTCATACAATGCCTGCGAAGGTACTTTATTGGTATCAATAAACCATTTTCCATCTGCATCTTGATAGCAGTCTTCATATTGGAACAGACGATCTGTCTCATATCCCCAGATTTCACCTATAATCTTGCCTTCGTAGTTACCATAAATATTCTTATTCGGGTTGTTATACTTCGTAATCTTTTCGCGAATCTTAGATAAAGTTGCACGTGCTGTTAAACCAAGCCCACAAGCAAATCTTTTATTATAATCTATTGACAACTCAAAGCCGCGTCCTTGTAATTCCCCGGAATTAACCTTAGGCATTGTTGTGCTTCCGAAAGTAGAAGGCAATGTTTCACCTGGTGAATGCATATCAGAAGTAGTACGCTGATACCAGTCAAAACTGACACCAAGTTCATTATTGAAAAAACGGGCATCAAAACCCAGATCAATAGTAGTAACACGTTCCCAAGTCAATGACGGAGAAACAACGGAAGGAATACCAATATAAGGTACTTGCTTACCATCAATCACCCAGCCCGAGGACTTATTTACAGACATTACAGAAAGGAAAGAGTTGGCAGCTACATCCTGATTACCAATTGTACCCCAAGAACCGCGTACTTTAAAATCAGAAAGAACTGGTTTTGCCCATTTCATAAAAGTTTCTTCACTTAAACGCCATCCAGCAGAAACAGAAGGAAACAGAGCCCATTGATCTCCCGAGGGAAATTTAGAAGAACCATCATAGCGTGCATTCACCTCAAGAAGATATTTACCCATATAATCGTAGTTAATACGTCCGAAGAAACCGGCTGCCGCAAAATCATTATGATAGGTAGTACCATCTACATACTGATCACCAATGGCCAGATTAATTTCCGGTTTATCAAAGTTCACTAATGTCCGTCGGTCTGAACTATGACCCAGTTTTTCACGGGTTTCAGCATCCATACCGACCATCACTTTCAAGTTGTGCTTTTGTACAAAAGATTTTTCATAAGTGGCATAAGCTTTGAAAGTATTGGACATTGTATATCGACTACGTTCAACTACACGATTATGGGTAGCACCATAAAAACTTGAATTATAAGTCAAAGGATTACTACTGTTGAACATATCCCAACCACCAACTTCACCACCGTTACGCTTCTGATAATCATTAAGTAGAGCGAAAGTGTAGTCAAAATTAATGGCCAAATCCTTAATCGGATTAATAGTAGTTCCTAAATTAACACGAGTAAAGTTATTAGTTAAACTTTCACGATTAGCCTGTGCTATCTC
This genomic window contains:
- a CDS encoding SusC/RagA family TonB-linked outer membrane protein; the protein is MNEDRKKRGLANGKFFTAVAICALFLGSGNVMAAQTASNDSQGVQEQMQSISVTVTVVDTKGEPIIGANVIEKGTTNGGITDLDGVSKLNVKPGAILQVSFVGYTTQEVKATSVMKVVLKDDTELLDEVVVVGYGAQKKVNLTGAVANVDVQEAIASRPVTDIAKALQGITPGLSITTNVGGIGVDSNIKLRGATGSLSATEGTSPLILVDNVEVPSLSLVNPDDIASISVLKDAASASIYGTRAAWGVVLITTKTGKKNDKPRVTYSNNFSWSTPTVMPQVAKTYEGAQAMLLAANRSGASTVSSIGYNVDEIAVQKMKEWYNTYGGMSQSELGEMQLGRDFEERGGKYYFYRQFDPLDMFMKDWTPQQKHNLSVSGGSDKTTYNISLGYLNQQGILKVNTDEYDRYNFNANVNTQIRDWWSVRANVMFSRSTKSEPYQYTSGYTDVWYYLLRWPSFYPYADYQGIPFRSAMTEIAQANRESLTNNFTRVNLGTTINPIKDLAINFDYTFALLNDYQKRNGGEVGGWDMFNSSNPLTYNSSFYGATHNRVVERSRYTMSNTFKAYATYEKSFVQKHNLKVMVGMDAETREKLGHSSDRRTLVNFDKPEINLAIGDQYVDGTTYHNDFAAAGFFGRINYDYMGKYLLEVNARYDGSSKFPSGDQWALFPSVSAGWRLSEETFMKWAKPVLSDFKVRGSWGTIGNQDVAANSFLSVMSVNKSSGWVIDGKQVPYIGIPSVVSPSLTWERVTTIDLGFDARFFNNELGVSFDWYQRTTSDMHSPGETLPSTFGSTTMPKVNSGELQGRGFELSIDYNKRFACGLGLTARATLSKIREKITKYNNPNKNIYGNYEGKIIGEIWGYETDRLFQYEDCYQDADGKWFIDTNKVPSQALYETGAFKYGPGDVKYKDLDGNGEITYGEQTLEDHGDLKRIGNTLPNFEYGFSVALTYKDFDFSTFFQGIGSRDVWAVGQTGIPGFMPGEGWLEHQMDYWTPENTDAFYPTPTSHSWINNGQNFLRQTRYLQNMSYLRCKNITLGYTVPEKWMKVITFTSGRIYVSAENLFEFDHTNIPVDPETTEKAAASNGEYKFGKSYPFMRSISFGVQLTF
- a CDS encoding RagB/SusD family nutrient uptake outer membrane protein, translating into MKTKIFAVLALAAGLSSCSDFLDRPPMDQIENSADFYNSENNIRSTIYGWYDIYFTGYQSGWVKSDFFDGTNVANWVDDLAQKEATFFTNTAPATSADWSFANVRRINLVCDGLVNSTLPESVKNHWIGVARFFRGMEYARLVRMFGDVPYYDHVVDNTDEKALYKGRDSRDFVMDKVLEDLEFAADNVKEADGTDGLCVNRHVVNAFESRIMLFEGTWQKYREGNTELAKKYLEAAKTAANRVMSAQKYKISSDYKALTISLDLAGNPEMILYRSYVEGILTHAEMSWQSEQTLGNGPSKDLVDSYLTTNGLPIHQDGNTVFKGDKVFKDEMTDRDPRLAANIDLEGVRLNGIAGAVYGIGGYFGTRFVNEDLFNTAAGQSNTNTTDAPIMKLNEVLLNYLEAAAELNDMGAYTLSQKDLDITINEIRKRASVNMPAVTLSGKNFSVNGVIINDPDRDLGNSEVVGDYEVSPILWEVRRERRIELVYEGIRFDDIRRWGKLHYADMKINKKLNLGAWLDKEAYLKEYNQANGTSYTIDDLKDILLDREGNSGYIKPIQVSSLLRTYGEKDYLYPIPTGQISLYNSKSEQLGDSSIKLEQNPGW